Proteins from one Mucilaginibacter jinjuensis genomic window:
- a CDS encoding chaperone modulator CbpM — translation MATENLIEASVFCTYHEIEYSFISELEEHGLIHLSLVNEQRFIAGDQLQQLEKMVRLHHDLDINIAGIEVVVNMLQRMEELQRQNTNLKNKLSLYRQY, via the coding sequence ATGGCAACAGAAAATTTAATAGAAGCAAGCGTGTTTTGCACCTATCATGAAATTGAATATTCTTTTATCAGTGAGCTCGAGGAGCATGGTTTAATACATTTAAGCCTTGTAAATGAGCAGCGGTTTATTGCGGGCGATCAATTGCAACAACTCGAAAAGATGGTACGTTTGCATCATGATCTTGATATTAATATAGCTGGTATAGAAGTGGTTGTAAATATGCTGCAACGTATGGAAGAATTACAAAGGCAAAACACTAATCTTAAAAACAAGCTAAGTTTGTACAGGCAGTATTAA
- a CDS encoding SH3 domain-containing protein, whose translation MQYFVTASFLNLRSAPIINAGNIITVLKDQEVVEVTDGSNDSFYKVSCINRKPVVDGYAAKKYLAPVPAAPVTPDTGYLKPVNLKGNYASRRDNHAAWQYPLTESNMPRVDPAAGDADKISTMHNIIAYLQVDKSARYQRDTHTYCNIYAYDYCYLAGVFLPRVWWRGKALLDLKAGQTVSPLYGITVDEVSANGLFAWLEDWADDYGWTRTYDLDELQNKVNEGRVGVICAANINPAKSGHICCVIPEKADRAATRSAGVVVCPLLSQAGAKNLPYYNNNKWWVNLAGQFKGYGYWYC comes from the coding sequence ATGCAATACTTTGTAACAGCCTCGTTTTTAAATTTAAGAAGTGCGCCGATCATAAACGCCGGCAACATCATAACGGTGCTGAAAGACCAGGAAGTGGTTGAAGTAACAGATGGCTCTAACGATTCTTTTTATAAGGTGTCCTGCATTAACCGCAAGCCGGTTGTTGATGGGTATGCCGCAAAAAAGTATCTGGCGCCGGTGCCGGCAGCCCCTGTTACGCCCGATACCGGCTATTTAAAGCCGGTTAACCTGAAGGGTAACTATGCCTCGCGAAGAGATAACCATGCGGCATGGCAATACCCGCTTACCGAATCTAATATGCCCAGGGTTGACCCTGCTGCCGGTGATGCCGATAAAATAAGTACCATGCATAATATCATAGCTTATTTACAGGTTGATAAAAGCGCACGCTACCAAAGGGATACACATACCTATTGTAATATTTACGCCTACGACTATTGCTACCTGGCAGGTGTATTTTTACCCCGTGTATGGTGGCGTGGCAAAGCATTACTCGATTTAAAAGCCGGGCAAACTGTAAGCCCCCTATATGGTATTACAGTTGATGAGGTTAGTGCAAATGGCCTGTTTGCCTGGCTGGAAGACTGGGCCGATGACTATGGCTGGACCCGCACTTACGACCTGGACGAACTGCAAAACAAAGTAAATGAAGGCCGGGTAGGGGTAATATGCGCAGCAAATATTAACCCTGCAAAAAGCGGGCATATTTGCTGTGTGATACCAGAAAAAGCCGACCGGGCTGCAACCCGGTCAGCAGGTGTTGTGGTTTGCCCTTTACTATCACAAGCAGGCGCAAAAAACCTGCCTTATTATAACAATAACAAATGGTGGGTTAACCTGGCCGGGCAGTTTAAAGGTTATGGATATTGGTACTGTTAA
- a CDS encoding phage tail protein — MTPYVGEIRAFAGNFAPANWHICDGSLMSIASNEVLFTLLGTTYGGDGVQTFGLPDLRGRIIVNQGRARSGTNYPLGMPGGAETVTLTTTTMPGHSHAVNVSTQAGTTTSPANNFFAAPTDPTATNPQTVSFYMPANAPGFTVHTLAAGELTPSGGSQPHENRMPYLTISYIISLYGVFPSSN; from the coding sequence ATGACACCTTATGTAGGAGAAATAAGAGCCTTCGCAGGAAATTTTGCTCCGGCCAACTGGCATATATGCGATGGCAGTTTAATGTCAATTGCAAGTAACGAAGTATTATTCACTTTATTGGGTACCACTTATGGTGGTGATGGGGTACAAACTTTTGGATTGCCCGATTTAAGGGGCCGTATTATAGTGAACCAGGGAAGAGCAAGATCAGGTACAAATTATCCTTTAGGTATGCCTGGCGGAGCAGAAACTGTTACGCTTACAACCACTACCATGCCAGGTCACAGCCATGCCGTTAACGTGAGTACCCAGGCCGGCACTACAACCAGTCCAGCAAATAATTTTTTTGCAGCACCAACAGATCCAACTGCTACCAATCCGCAAACTGTATCATTTTATATGCCAGCTAACGCCCCTGGCTTTACTGTGCATACGCTTGCGGCAGGCGAATTAACGCCGTCGGGAGGCTCGCAGCCGCACGAAAACAGGATGCCTTATTTAACAATAAGCTATATTATATCGCTGTATGGGGTTTTTCCATCATCAAACTAA
- a CDS encoding phage tail protein, translating to MDYYLGEIRTFGFGVIPKNWLSCSGQILSISQNQALFSLLGTTYGGNGVTTFALPNLQGTAPLGYGNGRGTSTVLGETAGTENVTLINSQLPMHNHILEAVNALGTSNIGAGVNYPAQIGIQTISTPHTAFASNGYINQIGPGTILHPNSIAPTGGNAPHENRMPFLTLNICISLSGVFPSRN from the coding sequence ATGGATTATTATCTTGGCGAAATACGAACCTTCGGATTTGGAGTAATACCCAAAAACTGGCTTTCATGTAGTGGACAAATTTTAAGTATCTCGCAAAACCAGGCACTGTTCTCTTTACTTGGCACCACCTATGGCGGTAATGGAGTTACAACTTTTGCACTACCTAACCTACAGGGAACCGCACCTTTAGGTTATGGAAACGGCCGTGGCACATCAACTGTACTTGGTGAAACAGCCGGTACAGAAAATGTAACACTTATTAATAGTCAATTGCCAATGCACAACCATATTTTAGAAGCAGTAAATGCGCTTGGAACATCTAATATTGGTGCAGGCGTTAACTATCCGGCACAAATAGGTATACAAACAATAAGTACCCCACATACTGCTTTTGCTTCAAATGGGTATATTAATCAAATAGGTCCGGGCACTATACTTCATCCAAACTCTATTGCCCCAACAGGCGGAAATGCACCGCATGAGAACAGGATGCCTTTTTTAACACTCAATATTTGCATTTCCTTAAGTGGAGTTTTCCCATCAAGAAATTAA
- a CDS encoding phage tail protein, with product MDAFVGEIRPYAFGFAPRGWMPCNGQILPIASYAPLFSILGTQYGGNGSTTFALPNIQSSVLNGSGTLLGGDTYTVGEMAGVSNVTLLSTEMPAHTHTVDGGTATSAISAVTVPTNSSYITNSFSKATPGATTGLSGKSYIPGTPPPTGLTNLNPTTIGISGGNLAHNNMAPYLAISYCICISGVFPTRN from the coding sequence ATGGACGCTTTTGTTGGAGAAATCAGACCTTATGCCTTCGGTTTTGCCCCGCGAGGATGGATGCCATGCAATGGACAAATACTACCTATTGCATCATACGCTCCGTTATTTAGTATTCTCGGTACACAATATGGTGGCAATGGCTCAACAACCTTTGCCTTACCTAACATACAAAGTTCGGTGCTTAACGGCTCGGGCACCTTGCTTGGTGGCGATACGTATACCGTTGGTGAAATGGCCGGCGTAAGCAATGTTACCTTACTTTCTACCGAAATGCCTGCGCATACACATACCGTAGATGGGGGCACCGCAACCAGTGCGATATCTGCGGTTACCGTACCTACAAATTCCAGCTATATAACAAACTCTTTTTCAAAAGCTACCCCGGGTGCCACAACCGGATTAAGCGGTAAAAGTTATATACCTGGCACGCCACCTCCTACCGGCTTAACAAATTTAAACCCAACCACAATTGGCATTTCGGGAGGCAATTTGGCACACAATAATATGGCACCGTATCTGGCTATTAGTTACTGTATATGCATTTCGGGTGTATTTCCAACCCGTAATTAA
- a CDS encoding glutaminase family protein — MYKTIKRFGAFVLMAVANTGFAQVTKAPAYPLITHNTYFSVWSNTDDLNASTTHHWTGKDQSMLGLIKVDGQVYRFMGKEPVSYRTILPGADEKPYTAKYTETDPGKNWADNSFDDSNWKTGTAPFTDDKAVSKELWTSHDIWVRRTFTYSKTNINKLYLKLHHDDDAEVFLNGEKINASSGANGDLQMFELNSDIISKLKVGENVLALHCTNTGGAAWIDAGLADELKPTEHAELQVAKQTSVDIKATQTVYNFKCGEVNLQLTFTSPLLMNDLALLSRPVSYITYSVKSNNGKQHKVQVYFSASADLARNKPNQAVTAKQYTSGALSVLKVGTVEQPILQKKGDDVRIDWGYLYVAAPKTTGSTQYISSNEAGVNSFFKNETKSTTTEGTDVVLNTVIPFGSVGATPVSKFVELGYDDITPVQYFHTDLKPWWQTAHLKTMDQLLAKATADYAPVLKKCEALNISLYNDAVKAGGDKYAKLCVLAYRQSISAHVLVKSPQGEILFLSKENFSNGSINTVDITYPSAPLYLIYNPQLMKGMQNGIFYFSESGKFDHNFAAHDLGTYPIANGQTYGEGMPVEESGNMLIVTAAIAKAEGNATYAKKHWKVLTEWVEYLSKEGLDPANQLCTDDFAGHLARNANLSAKAIVAIGCYAHLADMLGDKATATKYHTMAKEMVGKWMKMADAGDHYSLVFDKPETWSQKYNIVWDKILGLNLFPQSVYDREVKFYLTKQKEFGLPLDSRKTYTKSDWITWTATLAKNQADFKALIAPVYKYMEETPTRVPMSDWYETTDGKQVGFQARSVVGGYYIKMLEQKWAAK; from the coding sequence ATGTATAAAACCATTAAACGTTTCGGGGCCTTTGTATTGATGGCCGTGGCGAATACGGGTTTCGCACAGGTAACCAAAGCACCTGCATATCCCTTAATTACCCATAATACTTATTTCAGTGTATGGTCTAATACTGATGACCTGAATGCATCAACCACGCATCACTGGACTGGCAAAGACCAATCTATGCTTGGCTTAATTAAGGTTGATGGCCAGGTTTACCGCTTTATGGGCAAAGAGCCCGTAAGCTACAGAACGATATTACCTGGGGCTGACGAGAAACCCTATACTGCCAAATACACCGAAACAGATCCAGGTAAAAACTGGGCTGATAATAGCTTTGATGATAGCAACTGGAAAACAGGCACAGCCCCTTTTACAGATGATAAAGCAGTGTCGAAAGAGCTATGGACAAGCCACGACATCTGGGTTCGCCGTACGTTTACCTATAGCAAAACCAATATCAATAAGCTATACCTGAAACTGCACCACGATGATGATGCAGAGGTATTTTTAAACGGTGAAAAAATAAACGCCAGCAGCGGCGCCAACGGAGATCTGCAAATGTTTGAGTTGAACAGCGACATAATCAGCAAATTAAAAGTTGGCGAAAACGTGCTGGCCCTGCATTGCACCAACACAGGCGGTGCCGCCTGGATTGATGCCGGACTTGCCGATGAATTAAAACCAACTGAGCATGCAGAACTACAAGTTGCTAAACAAACAAGTGTTGATATTAAAGCTACCCAAACCGTTTACAACTTTAAATGCGGCGAGGTTAATCTGCAACTAACATTCACTTCTCCCCTGCTGATGAATGATCTGGCTTTGCTGTCTCGCCCGGTATCGTACATTACTTACAGCGTAAAATCAAACAATGGTAAACAGCATAAGGTGCAGGTTTATTTTAGCGCATCTGCCGATCTGGCGCGTAATAAGCCTAACCAGGCAGTAACCGCTAAACAATATACCAGCGGTGCATTATCTGTTTTAAAAGTGGGTACTGTTGAGCAACCTATACTGCAAAAGAAGGGTGATGATGTACGCATCGACTGGGGCTATTTATATGTAGCTGCCCCTAAAACAACCGGTAGCACGCAATACATCAGCAGTAACGAGGCTGGTGTAAATTCATTCTTTAAAAACGAAACTAAGTCGACTACTACCGAAGGTACCGATGTAGTTTTGAATACCGTAATTCCATTTGGTTCGGTTGGTGCAACGCCAGTAAGCAAATTTGTTGAACTGGGTTATGACGATATTACTCCTGTACAGTATTTCCATACCGATTTAAAACCATGGTGGCAAACTGCACACCTTAAAACCATGGATCAGTTACTGGCTAAAGCTACAGCCGATTATGCTCCTGTTTTAAAGAAATGCGAAGCCTTAAATATTTCCCTGTATAATGATGCGGTTAAAGCCGGTGGCGATAAATATGCCAAGCTATGCGTATTGGCTTACCGTCAAAGTATTTCTGCACATGTATTGGTAAAAAGCCCGCAGGGTGAAATTTTATTTCTGTCGAAAGAGAACTTCAGTAATGGTTCAATCAATACAGTTGATATAACTTATCCATCTGCCCCTCTATACCTCATCTATAACCCCCAGTTGATGAAAGGTATGCAAAATGGTATTTTCTACTTCAGCGAAAGCGGAAAATTTGATCATAATTTTGCTGCGCACGATCTGGGTACTTACCCCATTGCCAATGGACAAACTTATGGCGAAGGCATGCCGGTTGAAGAGTCGGGCAACATGCTGATCGTTACCGCTGCCATTGCAAAGGCAGAAGGCAACGCTACTTATGCCAAAAAGCACTGGAAAGTTTTAACCGAGTGGGTTGAATACCTAAGTAAAGAAGGCTTAGACCCGGCCAACCAACTTTGTACCGATGACTTTGCAGGTCACCTGGCACGCAATGCCAATTTATCGGCCAAAGCTATTGTGGCTATAGGCTGCTACGCACACCTGGCTGATATGCTGGGCGACAAAGCAACTGCTACCAAATACCACACCATGGCCAAAGAAATGGTAGGCAAATGGATGAAAATGGCTGATGCCGGCGACCACTACTCGTTGGTGTTTGACAAGCCGGAAACCTGGAGCCAGAAGTATAATATTGTTTGGGATAAGATCCTGGGCTTAAACTTATTCCCGCAATCGGTTTATGACCGCGAGGTTAAGTTCTATCTGACCAAGCAAAAAGAGTTTGGCTTACCGTTAGACAGCCGTAAAACCTATACCAAAAGCGACTGGATTACCTGGACTGCAACCTTAGCCAAAAACCAGGCTGATTTTAAAGCGCTGATTGCCCCGGTTTATAAATACATGGAAGAAACCCCAACGCGTGTACCGATGAGCGATTGGTACGAAACTACCGATGGCAAGCAAGTTGGTTTCCAGGCACGCAGTGTGGTTGGCGGCTACTATATTAAAATGCTGGAGCAAAAATGGGCTGCTAAATAA
- a CDS encoding GH92 family glycosyl hydrolase: protein MKKTLINLTLLAALSTSVFAQKPAGNLSPVDYINPLMGTQSKPDLSNGNTYPAIALPWGMNFWTPQTGKMGSGWQYTYDADKIRGFKQTHQPSPWMNDYGQFAIMPMTGHLNVSQDGRQSWFSHKTEIVKPYYYSVYLADHDVTTEITTTERTAQFRFTFPKSDSSFIVIDAFDKGSHIKIIPKENKIVGYSTKFASGPLKNFRNYFVIYVDKPFNLTRVYKDTVLAGDSLSVTTDHALAAIGFKTTKGEKVGMRVSSSFISLEQAELSLQREQGQDSFDVTKQKGRDTWNKTLSRVTVEGGNIDQIRTFYSCMYRMLFFPNKLYEIDKNNKIVHWSPYNGKTEPGYMFAGTGFWDTFRALYPFLNLVYPSINKEMQEGLINDYKEGGWLPEWSSPGYSDVMVGNNSASVVAEAYLKGLRGYDISTLYQALLHDANNEGPRAAGRRGVEYYNKLGYVPYNVKINENAARTLEYAYDDFAIYQLGKALHRPASETDVYKKRSMNYRNLFDPSTGLMRGKNEDGTFQSPFNPFKWGDAFTEGNSWHYTWSVFHDVQGLINLMGGKKQFVTKLDSVFSLPPTFDDSYYHFVIHEIREMQIAGMGQYAHGNQPIQHMIYLYNYAGEPWKTQYWARETMNKLYKATPDGYCGDEDNGQTSAWYVFSAMGFYPVCPASGQYVLGAPLFSKMTISLENGKKIVINAPKNSASNKYLNSLNYNGKVYDNTWLSHSALQQGAVLNFDMSATPNKQRGTKAEDVPYSLSTDK from the coding sequence GTGAAAAAAACCTTAATAAATTTAACCTTACTGGCAGCTTTAAGCACATCTGTATTTGCGCAAAAGCCGGCCGGTAATTTGTCGCCTGTCGATTACATCAACCCGCTCATGGGTACGCAATCAAAGCCCGACCTATCTAACGGTAATACCTATCCGGCCATAGCCCTACCCTGGGGCATGAATTTCTGGACACCACAGACCGGCAAAATGGGTAGTGGCTGGCAGTATACTTACGATGCCGATAAAATTCGTGGCTTTAAGCAAACCCATCAGCCATCGCCCTGGATGAATGATTACGGGCAGTTTGCCATTATGCCGATGACTGGCCATCTTAATGTATCACAGGACGGTCGCCAAAGCTGGTTCTCGCATAAAACCGAGATTGTTAAACCCTACTATTACAGTGTTTACCTGGCGGATCACGATGTAACCACTGAGATTACCACTACCGAACGTACGGCACAGTTCAGGTTTACGTTCCCTAAAAGCGACAGCTCATTTATTGTGATCGATGCGTTTGATAAAGGTTCGCACATTAAGATCATCCCGAAGGAAAATAAGATTGTGGGCTACTCTACCAAATTTGCATCGGGCCCGCTTAAAAACTTCAGGAACTACTTTGTTATTTATGTAGATAAGCCATTCAACCTTACCCGTGTTTATAAGGATACCGTGTTAGCCGGTGATTCCCTCAGCGTTACTACCGACCATGCCCTTGCAGCCATTGGTTTTAAAACCACCAAAGGCGAAAAGGTTGGCATGCGGGTATCATCCTCATTTATCAGCCTTGAACAAGCCGAATTGAGTTTACAGCGCGAACAGGGACAGGACAGCTTTGATGTTACCAAACAAAAAGGCCGCGATACCTGGAACAAAACATTAAGCAGGGTTACAGTAGAGGGCGGAAATATTGACCAGATCCGCACCTTCTACTCCTGCATGTACCGCATGCTGTTTTTCCCGAACAAGCTTTACGAGATTGATAAGAACAACAAAATTGTACACTGGAGCCCTTACAACGGCAAAACCGAGCCGGGCTATATGTTTGCCGGTACAGGGTTCTGGGATACCTTCAGGGCGTTATATCCTTTCTTGAACCTTGTTTATCCATCCATCAACAAAGAGATGCAGGAAGGCCTGATTAACGATTACAAAGAAGGCGGCTGGTTGCCCGAGTGGAGCAGCCCCGGTTATTCGGACGTAATGGTGGGCAATAACTCGGCATCTGTAGTGGCCGAAGCTTATTTAAAAGGCCTGCGTGGTTATGATATTAGTACTTTGTACCAGGCATTACTGCACGATGCCAATAACGAAGGCCCGCGTGCAGCAGGCCGTCGTGGTGTGGAGTATTATAATAAGTTGGGTTATGTGCCTTACAATGTAAAGATCAACGAAAATGCTGCCCGTACTTTAGAGTATGCTTATGACGATTTTGCTATTTACCAATTAGGCAAGGCCTTACACCGCCCGGCAAGTGAAACTGATGTTTACAAAAAACGTAGCATGAACTACCGCAACCTCTTTGATCCTTCAACCGGGTTAATGCGCGGTAAAAACGAGGATGGTACATTCCAGTCGCCATTCAATCCATTTAAATGGGGCGACGCTTTTACGGAGGGCAACAGCTGGCACTATACCTGGAGCGTGTTTCATGATGTGCAGGGCTTAATTAATTTAATGGGTGGCAAAAAACAGTTTGTAACCAAGCTGGATTCTGTATTCAGCCTGCCCCCTACTTTCGATGACAGCTATTACCATTTTGTGATCCACGAGATCCGCGAAATGCAGATTGCAGGCATGGGTCAGTATGCACATGGTAACCAGCCGATACAACACATGATATACCTGTATAACTACGCCGGCGAACCCTGGAAAACCCAATACTGGGCACGCGAAACCATGAACAAATTGTACAAAGCAACACCGGACGGTTATTGCGGCGATGAGGATAACGGTCAAACATCGGCCTGGTATGTGTTCTCGGCAATGGGTTTTTACCCCGTTTGTCCGGCCAGCGGTCAGTATGTGTTGGGTGCACCGTTGTTCAGCAAGATGACTATTAGCCTTGAGAATGGTAAGAAGATTGTGATTAACGCACCAAAAAATAGCGCAAGCAACAAATACCTTAACAGCCTTAACTATAACGGCAAGGTTTACGATAACACCTGGTTAAGCCATAGTGCGTTACAACAAGGTGCTGTACTTAATTTCGATATGTCGGCAACACCAAATAAACAACGCGGAACAAAAGCCGAAGATGTGCCGTACTCTTTATCAACCGATAAATAA
- a CDS encoding DUF3823 domain-containing protein has translation MKKIFYYSALCLAIAAGSSCSKIDNEAAPSSTITGSTIDEGTGKTVQTEIGGGGTRVKLLETSYSANPVPIYFQSKQDGTFENTKVFDATYKVSVEGPFVPVVQTSSNGALLSDSSQTIVLKKQANVNFKVQPFLRVDWVGTPVVNPDNTVTVKVKVTRGTANPSYLLDVTDINLYVSNTQYDGSNNYDPRYSTLTQYSGATGTGLLGQVITITTTGGSLPAQDVYFRVGARINAGLNQYNYSTPVLASHQ, from the coding sequence ATGAAAAAGATATTTTATTATTCTGCGCTATGCCTGGCTATTGCCGCCGGCAGTTCATGCAGTAAAATAGATAATGAAGCGGCCCCATCATCTACCATCACAGGCAGTACAATTGATGAAGGAACCGGCAAAACCGTACAAACTGAAATCGGTGGCGGCGGTACACGTGTTAAGCTGCTCGAAACTAGTTACAGTGCCAATCCGGTGCCTATTTATTTCCAGTCGAAGCAGGATGGTACATTTGAGAACACCAAAGTTTTTGATGCCACCTACAAAGTTTCGGTTGAAGGTCCGTTTGTACCTGTGGTACAAACAAGCAGCAACGGGGCTTTATTATCAGATTCGAGCCAAACCATCGTATTGAAAAAACAAGCTAATGTTAATTTCAAAGTTCAGCCGTTTTTACGGGTTGATTGGGTAGGCACACCTGTAGTAAACCCTGATAACACAGTAACTGTTAAGGTTAAGGTTACGCGGGGTACGGCAAATCCAAGCTATTTGCTTGATGTTACCGACATTAACCTGTATGTAAGCAACACACAGTACGATGGCAGCAACAATTACGACCCAAGATACTCAACCCTTACCCAATACAGCGGTGCAACGGGTACCGGTTTGCTTGGGCAGGTAATTACTATCACTACTACCGGCGGCTCGCTTCCGGCACAGGATGTGTATTTCAGGGTTGGTGCCCGCATTAATGCCGGCCTTAACCAATACAATTACAGCACACCGGTTCTGGCATCGCACCAATAA
- a CDS encoding RagB/SusD family nutrient uptake outer membrane protein: MRKYKILLLVIALLTGVSACRKLDIPPKNIIQDPDVFGSPGGITAYMARLYSELPIEDFRYTPDMGLNFFWIIKPTSATTGEALSRDQTGSSSENFGDWHWDVWGGNYTTIHDCDYFIQTLPKYASTFSAAQINAWLGEAYFIRGMTYFALVKRFGGVPIVNTVLNYTPGSDVTDLNVPRSTEQAVWDQVASDFDFAITNLPTTNADNADGSRANKYVAAAFKSRAMLYAGSIAKYNTITLFDGNNQICGLPASTAAGYFQKAYDAAKLLDGAYSLYLSGWSATDKNAQYQNFVNLFSDAASKENVFVREYQYPNSVHGYDAYYVPRQLMGPNGYSSEVNPTLDFVEKFDGLPKNANGTLKTLDANGNYLLYNNTMDIFANAEPRLRATVILPGDVFKGQNIEIRRGIYTGPASSGISPLLPAGSKSQYPTTNLVVSSTSGQTAYKLPDGTLMNPAGLSGIFTGDQTCAISGFSIRKWLNPNLATSQVLENNETQTWIEMRYAEVLLNKAEAAVELQSLGQSSGVSASDAPTIINQIRSRAGANPLTGIATIDTVRAERRKELAFENKTYWDLKRWRIFNKEQNGTIYRVLMPFYSSQAGKYFFDQRTDERNDVYTYDTRWYYEQIPGGAISKSNKIIQNPGY; encoded by the coding sequence ATGAGAAAATATAAAATATTACTATTAGTAATTGCCCTCTTAACAGGAGTTTCGGCCTGCCGGAAGCTCGATATTCCGCCTAAAAACATTATTCAGGATCCTGATGTGTTTGGTTCTCCGGGTGGTATCACAGCCTACATGGCACGCCTTTACAGCGAATTACCTATCGAAGATTTCAGGTATACGCCTGATATGGGTTTAAACTTTTTCTGGATCATTAAACCAACATCGGCCACAACCGGGGAAGCTTTAAGCCGTGACCAGACAGGATCGTCATCTGAAAACTTTGGTGACTGGCATTGGGACGTATGGGGCGGTAATTATACCACTATTCACGATTGCGATTATTTTATCCAGACCCTACCAAAGTATGCCAGCACATTTAGCGCTGCACAAATAAATGCCTGGTTGGGCGAGGCCTACTTTATTCGTGGTATGACTTATTTTGCCCTCGTAAAACGTTTTGGCGGGGTGCCGATTGTTAATACAGTTTTAAATTATACACCGGGTTCAGATGTTACCGATCTTAACGTTCCACGCTCAACAGAGCAGGCCGTGTGGGATCAGGTAGCCAGCGACTTTGATTTTGCTATCACCAACCTACCGACAACCAATGCAGATAATGCTGATGGTAGCCGGGCTAATAAATATGTTGCAGCAGCATTTAAATCGCGTGCAATGCTTTATGCCGGTTCAATCGCAAAATACAATACTATCACTTTATTTGATGGCAACAACCAAATTTGCGGCTTACCGGCAAGTACAGCAGCAGGTTATTTCCAGAAAGCTTATGATGCAGCCAAATTGCTGGATGGGGCTTACAGCCTTTATCTTTCTGGCTGGTCGGCTACTGATAAGAATGCTCAGTACCAGAACTTCGTGAACCTGTTCTCTGATGCAGCAAGTAAGGAGAACGTTTTTGTACGTGAATACCAATATCCAAACTCGGTACACGGTTACGATGCATACTATGTTCCTCGTCAGTTAATGGGGCCAAATGGTTATTCATCAGAAGTAAACCCTACACTGGATTTCGTAGAGAAATTTGACGGCTTACCTAAAAACGCCAATGGCACCCTCAAAACACTGGATGCAAATGGTAATTACCTGTTGTATAACAACACCATGGACATATTTGCCAATGCAGAGCCACGATTAAGGGCTACCGTAATTTTACCGGGCGACGTATTTAAAGGACAGAACATTGAGATCCGCCGTGGTATTTACACTGGTCCAGCCTCATCAGGTATTAGTCCGCTGCTGCCTGCGGGGTCAAAATCTCAATATCCTACAACTAATTTGGTGGTATCATCAACATCGGGCCAAACCGCTTATAAACTGCCTGATGGTACGCTGATGAACCCAGCTGGCCTTAGCGGTATCTTCACCGGAGACCAAACCTGTGCAATTTCAGGTTTCTCGATAAGGAAATGGTTAAACCCTAACCTGGCTACTTCACAAGTGCTCGAAAACAATGAAACCCAAACCTGGATCGAGATGCGTTATGCCGAGGTTCTATTGAATAAAGCAGAAGCAGCGGTTGAACTGCAAAGCCTTGGTCAATCAAGCGGTGTATCAGCATCTGATGCGCCTACTATTATAAACCAGATCCGCTCACGTGCAGGCGCTAACCCATTAACCGGTATAGCTACTATTGATACCGTACGTGCTGAAAGAAGAAAAGAACTTGCTTTTGAAAACAAAACCTACTGGGATTTAAAACGCTGGAGGATCTTTAACAAAGAGCAAAACGGAACTATTTACAGGGTATTAATGCCGTTCTATTCTTCACAGGCAGGTAAGTACTTCTTCGATCAGCGTACTGACGAAAGAAATGACGTTTACACTTATGATACACGCTGGTATTACGAACAGATACCGGGCGGAGCCATTTCAAAAAGCAATAAAATAATACAGAACCCAGGCTATTAA